The genomic DNA AACGGAGTTATTGGCTGAACAGACATGTCGAAGAGCAAAGGACAAAGTTATTTATTCACGCACTTCTGGGCCAAAATGAGCTACAAGTGTGAAAATTATTGAACGTATTGGATGGAAAGAAAATGAGAATTTGTTTGCATTTCCCGTATGTCCCAAATCATTTATATCGGAACATTTACTTCAGAAAAAGAGATTAAAACGAATGTTTAACTCTTATTGCTTTAACTGCTTGTTACAAATCTAGTTTTCCGTTACAATCACGTTACAGCATTGCTAAGCAGAAGCTCCTTTTTCATAAAAGAGTAGAAATCCAACATAGCCATGTCTGGGTAAACGGGTCTGATTTATTTGTAAGAATTGAATCCGGATATGAGTTTATACTAAGTCACAAGACATTGAACTGCCGGTAGTCAAGTGTTGTTTTCAACCTgcttaaataaattattgtgtacgcttttttatttctttataactCCCGATTTTCTAAGGCCCTGTTCAAATAATTTGATCATACAGATAATTGGGTACCGTCAGGATTTAATCCAACAAGAATTCATTTACTTCAGTACTCAGTACTTTCCGCCGTATCAACTTCGAAGAAAATAGCTTACTTTAGGGCGTTTACGATTTAAAAAGCTGTAACAAATGTTCACAAGTAAATCAATCAAGTCAgtcatattttatgtaattatgCCCATATAATCTTAAGACATTTTGTACATAGGCAATGTGCTCTTTCGttttagaaatgtaaacaaaccacaTAAATTATCACATATTATCTGTCGAACTTCTTTCGGATGGGAGGATAGTTCGGATGCACCTTCGCtataaaatgaacattaaaatgttgggttttcaataaaatatatttttctagaaGACTACCATACCCGCATATGGAATTAGTATAAAAACCACGCAATCtgcttttacattttaatacagTGAAACGTATTTTTTTACCTTCTTAGGACTCTTATCTACGTCTGTCTTAGtgtatatttttgaaagaatttccgatgaagtataatttttattcttcGGCGTTAAGCTGTAACAGTAACAGCGAAAATTAGTGAAAACTTCAAATCTAATTCACCgttttatttgaataaactactgaaaaacatgaaaaatgtagcattatttgcttttaaattattttttggatTTAAGTTACAAATGACACTAACTAGAAATTCACTTTCAAATTTTGAGCTGAAAGTGTGAACTGTGTGACCGTTACCGGAGAGAAATACATGGGAAACCTTTcaacaatttggtatatgtgaCTATATGGGACACTTATTTTTGCGCTATGCCCTAAACATGAATATTTCGACACGGTTAAAGTTACTCGACCACAAGTTGGatgaaacattaaaattaattcCACCAAattgtgcatatatatatacGACACTGAAAACAGGTAAAGTTAGCGAAAACAAGTATTATTTCTTGGTACAAAAACGGAAAGAATGCTGATTCTGTTCATTGTTTCGTCGCAACGCCTTACCCCCTTctgcaaaatatttatgtttattaattAAAACCACTGCAAAGTTCATGTCAATGATGATCAATTTGTTTCACTTATCATTTTCACAGTACCCATGTTTCATGTACTTCTGCACGAAAGAAATCGTCTAAAATGTAAAACTTCTTCACTAAAGTCAAAAACGGGAACGATAATAACCCATCGACTACTAACGTAATTATATCCTTTATGTAAAAAGAAATTCGATCTTGAGAGCGTGCTGTTTTCATAAGGCAATGTCAATGAATCTCTCCATTTTAGTTAACAATCGTCATGCATTGTGATTACTATGAATAAAAATCGTGGGTCTATTTTTGTAACGTGTTATTAATGTTTATTaatgaattattttcaaatgtagtatttttttaaaactagttTGATAGGAAAGTCTGCACAGCTATACCAACGAGATTTTTTCATCTGAGAGCAGTGTGCTCGGGGTAAGGCATGATCAGTCACCGTCCGTTATCTCGTCCGTTAatcattttcttcaaacaacatctccagAAATTGCTTGGTGGAAACTGATGAATCTTGGCTTTGATGTTTCTTAGAATGTCTTGTTCCATTTGTTCAAACGGGTCTGCTTGGTTTGTATTTATGGACCAGTTTCAAACGACATCTCCGTCTAAACTGCTGTTccgaattttaaataattttacacaaacttGTCATGAGTACCCCTCTGTCAAGATTTGGCAATGATTTTGATTCATTTAAAACATGACTACCAAGGGTTAGGATCACCTTTCCGTATATTTGGCCATTCGAGCTGTAAACTGTAACATGACGTCAAAACCTGTACTGTGGACTGCCTCGGCAGTACCTAATCTTGGATGCATCGCTACATGCTGAAGTTCTAAACTGATATTAAGAACAGAAGTAATGTTGTTTAGACTGTCCACATCAAAGCATAAAGTCATATACATTACTACCGCAAGACTGTTGTCATTAACAAACTGTGTGAAGAAGCTCGGGGCACTGCTAGACTCTGATATGAATCTGAGACGACAGCACAACTAGCACGAACATATCACATCAGACGGTATTTAACCAGAGATACCaacaaatcaaataaatcaaacacaaTCTTACAAGCTTACGATAGTTCTtcccaatatttttaaataaattgttcACCTCGTCATTATAAACCTCCCTTATTTTCTAATGCCCGGTTCAGAACATTTGATCATACATGTACTTGGGGCATTGTCAGCATTCAATCTGATAAGAAGTCGGACTCACTTCAGTATTTCCTCCATatcatttttgaagaaaatagcTTACTTTGGGACTTTAAACATTCGGCTTTCACCCAACAAAGTAGGGCTATTTAGAATGTGATTTTTTGTGATACATTCTTGCCAGAAATGTAACCAGTATTATTGATAAATGATTGCAAACATTAGGTCCTGTCAAAAAATTAACCACTAATCCCATATCAAAATACATGAACAATGAACATGCAAATCTAAGTCTTGAAACAAATGAATCACGCTTTCTCACAAGTAAATCAATCTTGACTGTCAAATTATATTTGATTATGTCCATGTAATATTCAGACTTTGTGTACCTAGGCAATATCGTcttctagatatatatttatagtttttgaaatgtaaacaaacctcataAATTATCAGGAGTTATCTATCAAACTTATTTCGGGTGTTAGGAAGGTTCGGACGCACCTTCATCATTACATGAACACTTCCACCATGCTCAAAATGTCTGGTTAACATTGAAAGATATATTTCGCCTATTCACAAAACTGTGTAATACCCGCACAAGGAATTAATGTAACAACAACTAAAACAGAACACAGGAAGATTTAGTAATAGGAAAAAAGTTAACAAGGGCACGCAGGCCCGTTAGAAGAGGGGCTAGTGGGGTCCGTGAGCATAGCCCTCTGTCATAACATTTTCACTACACCCGGTATCACacgttttaaaaaattatgcatATCTAAGGTGCAATCAATATAACATTAATATATAGATGTCTCGAAAATACACAGGGGGACTTTTTGTGGAGGTTACCGATGATtctgttacaaaataaattgtggttGACAAGAGTCTTTGGGCTACCCAAGGAAAATACTGAGGATAATTTTAAGGCTAATTTCCCAAAAGAAATGTTGGGCAAAATTAGGTATTTTCTGAAAAGGATATGAAGGGACAGAAGGGATATTTTTTCTTCACATTCATATGAATTGTGAATCCGTCGTTAATATCAGTCATTCGTTAAGCTTCTTTGGCAATGAGGCTAGGAacctaaatgagccgtgccatgggaaaaccaacatagtgggtatgcgaccagcatggatccagaccagcctgcgcatccgcgcagtctggtcaggatccatgctgttcgctaatagtttctccaattccaataggctttaaaagcgaacagcatggagcctgaccagacttcgcggatgcgcaggctggtctggatccatgctggtcgcatacccactatgttggttttctcatggcacggctcaaatgttttttcCTGAAAATATGCCTTACACACGCGAAATCTCCATGAAGCATTTTGTAGGTCTTCAGACCATATTACATAATGGGAAAGATTGCTTTTGCGTCAAAAGCATTAAACCAAAATGAACAAAACTAGTTATAGGGCACAGTTAGCATGGATGGGGATTTCCCGGTCATACcccgaaaaaaatgttatatttcaacCATACATATGGATTATTTGGACATAAAATGTAAGCATTACTAGCTGTGATATATGCGCAGATCAAATTGAAATGTATTAACTACATGTACTAGTATTGGGAATGGAAGCACAGGGCGGGAGGGGCTTTGAATATCTTCCTTGAGAAAGGTCAGGATTCTGCACAACAATTTTTGTATTATCAgctatttttgacacaaaattacAATGTATCACCAAACGTAGttgtaataaattttgaaaaggtaTATACTACTAGTACGAAGAATGAAGACGCACGAAGGGATCGGGATTCGGGATCTTCCCTGAGAAACCCGAAATTATACAGAACTAATGCTGGATTTTAGAGCTTATTCAGACTAAACAAATGTATAAACAAGACTATCCGTGAAAGATTTTCTAGTTAGTTTGAAAAGTATTGACTGGAAGTAAGGGAATAGGAATTGAAGCGGAGCTCTGAACAACCTGCAAGACACATGGTacaatatttagatattttagagACTCAAATGTTAACAAAACTTAATGTCAGAAATGTTCTGATAAGGCTGAAAAGTTACTACTGGTAAGGAGAATGGAGACGTAGGTAGGGTCGAGCTTTAGGGTTCTCCTGAGAATCATTGAAATTTAACGATACGAACTGTATTAAAGCCGTCTCAGAGACTCAACTGCAAGCGTATCTTTTTGAAACATGTATGCACATCATACATATTCAAAAGTTCACACTTATCAGTAAAAATCAAATGGTGCATATATGTTTGTGAAAGCGTGTCACTGTGAACTCTGTTACCAGACAATTGTTTGTTGGACCGAAAGAGAGCAAACCACAACAACTAACGAAGTTCTGAGAGCAAAAGAAAAGTTTCATTCTTATGTGAACgcttgaaaacaaaataaagaaccAATAGGAATATTCGCGCTCAGAGAATGTAGCGTTCCCGAAACAAAACTCCACACCATTGTATGCACGAATATGTTAACTATATGCATTTACACAAAAACATACGATGCCTTACGATGCCGTATACAGATCATGCCTTGTGATGCCGTATACAGATCATGCCTTAACGATGTCGTCTACAGCGCATGCCTTAACGATGCCGTCTACAGATCATGCCTTACGATGCCGTCTACAGATCATGCATTACCGATGTCGTCTACAGCGCATGCCTTAACGATGCCGTCTACAGATCATGCCTTAACGATGCCGTCTACAGCTCATGCCTTAACGATGCCGTCTACAGATCACGCCTTAACGATGCCGTCTACAGATCATGCCTTAACAATGTCGTCTCAGATCATGCCTTAGGATGCCGTCTATAGATCATGCCTTACGATGCCGTCTATAGATCATGCCTTACGATGCCGTCTACAGATCATGCCTTACGATGCCGTCTACAGATCATGCCTTACGATGCCGTATACAGATCATGCCTTACGATGCCGTCCACAGATCATGCCTTACCGATGTCGTCTACAGCGCATGCCTTAACGATGCCGTCTACAGATCATGCCTTAACGATGCCGTCTACAGATTACGCCTTAACGATGCCGTCTACAGATCATGCCTTAACAATGTCGTCTCAGATCATGCCTTACGATGCCGTCTATAGATCATGCCTTACGATGCCGTCTACAGATCATGCCTTACAATGCCGTCTACAGATCATGCCTTACAATGCCGTCTACAGATCATGCCTTACGATTCCGTCAACAGATCATGCCTTAACGATGCCGTCTACAGATCATGCCTTACGATTCCGTCAACAGATCATGACTTAACGATGCCGTCTACAGTTCATGCCTTAACGGTGCCCTCTACAGATCATGCCTTAACGATACCGTCTACAGATCGTACCTTAACGACGCCGTCTGCAGATTATGCCTTACGATGCCGTCTACAGATCATGACTTAACGATGTCGTCTCAGATCGTGCCTTACGAAGCCGTCTACAAATCATGCCTTACGATGCCGTCTACAGATCATGCCTTACGATACCGTCTACAGATCATGCCTTACGATGCCGTCTACAGATCATGCCTTAACGATGTCGTCTACAGACCATGCCTGTGCGATGCAGACGACCTGGTTCGTTTTCCTATAAAACTGTGACGATATTATGCAAAACagtatgtcacaattattacgtgaTAGCGTTAAACGTCATATCGGCtcactggaaaagaaaaccacatgAAACGggtaaatatttggtggatgtcgtAAAGATAGAGATAATGTTCCTTGATAACAttttgaatcgaaataatatcGATCTCAAACAGTGACTTTCTCTTGAATAAAGCATTGTCGGTCAGATGCGCATGTCACGAGGGCTGCATATTTCCTTCACATCTCATCTCCaaagaatgattttattcaatgacaaatcactgttttagaTATAGCATTTCCTTATTCTAACACAATCTGATTTTTCCCCTATTTAATAATGAAGATTGAAAATATGAGTTATTATGCAATGTTCAACGTCACTGTTTTATTTACctcatatttatgacgtcatagtGTCAAGCACTATGTAACGGTGCGTTGAAAATGAACACgaaacaaaacaagcaaatatttggTAGATGTCGTCATGTATGTAGCAATGATCCTCGGTACCGTGTTGGAACTAAAATAAATAATCTCAAACAGTGTTTTTCTCATTCATTTTTATCGTTCAGATGTGTATTAGTATATTACACGGGCTGCGCGCTCGTGATATCATTCCATCGCATCAAAACTcgaaacaataacataaaagaCATCACATTGTTTGTGATGATAATGCCACCCTTTCAGTGTTTAAGATCGGAATACCTTTCACCGAGTGACTTGAATGTCCAGTCTtattttaatcttacatgtaaatcaaactattcctttaaatcatacccccccccccccccccccccccccgcacaacATCTCTCGTATTGGGCAACGTCAAACGCAACATCATAATGTCAAAAATGGTGAAATAATTTTTTGAGATGATTTTTAATACAGTGAAATgccaattttatgacttttagtatttatatatgtctatCTTATTTAGCGtacatttttgaaagaatttccgattaaaagtaattaatattcTTCCGTGTTCAGTAacagtgaaaattataaaatgtaaagtccagtatttgaaacagtgaaaatttcaaatttaattcaccgaaatatttcaataaattactgAATACATAACAAAGGTAGCAGTATAAGATaagcttttaaattatttttagggtccatttttgtttcaaaattttaagcAGAAACGTGTGACCCGGCCTAACTCAGACAGTGTCTGGCGAGAAATACATGTCAAATTTTCTACAATTTGGTATAGGTGGCTATGTGGAACACGTATTTTCGCATTATGACCTAAATATGACTTTTCAACATGTTCTGCTAAATGTAAGAGTTAAAGCAACTCGCctacagtttgggtgaaattttaaaacatgttctTTTCCACCTGGAGCAATGATATTTCTATCTTCTTCCCaggtttggcataaatatatacaacatgAGAGAAAATAAGTTTTAGTTATTGGCACAGAAGCAGGAAAAATGCTGATTTcctccattatttcaaaagctcTGCAACGCTTTCTTGCAAAATTCACATGTCAGTCAGTTTGCAACACTGATCATTTTCAAAGAGCCCACGTCACGGACTTtttgagagagagaaaaaaatcgTCTAAAACGTGTGAACTACTCTCTTTAAGTTACTGAGTTCAAAAGGGGGAACGGTAAGACAGTCCAAATAACGAACCACCGATTTCTAAAATATTAGAGGTGTATGTGTATAAGGTCAAAAGAAATTCGATCTTAAAAGCGTGCTGTTTTAATTGAGCACTGTAAATAAATCCTCCCATTTTAAGTAACAATTATGCATTAtgatttctataaataaaatatcGTGGTTCTATTCGTGTGTTATTTTTATTACTGAAttagtttaaaagtatttcatttgtaatgaaatttgaATAGATAGTCTGTACAATTAGACCAACATTAAAATGTTATGAGTTTCTTAATTTTCAGCTCATCTCAGCACAAGGTGCTCGGACCATTCATCGTCCGCCGCCAGCCCGTCCTCCGTCCGTTAATCATTTCCTTCAAACAAGATCTCCAGAAGCCGCTCGCTGGAAACTGATGGAACTTGGCTTTGATGTTTCTTGGATTTTCCTGTTCCAttttgttcaaacggttctgcttggcGTTCCACATAACGGCCatcagagctaaaaaaaaatacaatcttCAGACGACATCTTCTTTTGAACCGCTGGTCCGTTCTTTAAATAGTTTCACTAAAATGTTCCAtcggtgaccctctaccaagagttgacaaagattttgattttaaaacataGTCACCAGGGGATATGGTAATCTTTCCCTATATTTGGTCATTCTAGCCTATAAAAGCTGTAATATGAAGCGATTACCCGTATTGAGGGCTGCCTCGGGGATACCTTCTCTTGGATGCGTCACTACAAGCTGAAGTTCTAATACCTTGATAATTGGTATTCCTAGCACCATATTGGACAATTTATTCCAAAACATGGCGAAGCTGCTCGTATTATACCTAGTTTGACCCCATAGTCATAGGAAATACTAGAGGTATATACGTCGGTCAGGTTCGTAAGATCAAAAGACACTGTGTCATTAGTTGTGCCAAAGACCCGAATCGTGATGTATGGCAACTGGAGGTTGTTATGCACTGCTTCAGACTATGGAACAAAATTATAGATGCCGATTCACTAAGTGCCTGTACAAAACAGACCGAATAATCCATTTTAAGTGTacttcttgtttaaatatttaagttaTTATATTAATACAGTTATTATTACATTTGTTATTGTTTGTATTGTCTTCAATGTTTACTGTTGCACtgaatatataacaagagctgcctaatgacagcgcgctccactatttgaaGCCCTTTTACCTAATACTAGCTTACAGCTAAAAGTTTCAGCAtcattttctaagttgaaaaaggggcatacatTTGCttaaaatgtaagccagagtaATGAAACTTGCCAAGTAATGCATCCCTGGATGCTAAAGACGTGTAGAGAACAGAATATAAAAACATCTGGTCAAGTAActcctgagaaacatgcttacatgcaaaactttaagcaaaatttctaggataaaaaggggcataaagtTATGTTATGTAACTTGTCCCATGAGGTCAACTTATGATACCAAATATATgcatgaagtttgaaagcatttggcaaTATCGTGTCTGAGAAAACCTTACATCGCAGAACTTTAACCTGAACTTTAATGAGACGGACGCGGACGCTGACGAAAGAGTGATTAAAAAAGATCTACTGTTTGGAAAATtcaaatagtccagctaaaaagtaatatgtaaatgtggtataaatatatatatgaatatcatATATGAATCACATGATCGTTTTCTTCTGAaaaggaaagaaagaaagaaaaataaaacagccatgttttcaatttataaagtAATTTAGAGCATTGCACGCTCATGCTATTTTTGAAACGTTTGTCATAAGTAGTTTGGCATTACGACCCCCTTAAACAcgatttattgatttatatcaAGCGTAAACATAATTTTCCAAAATTCGTGACCAATTCTGAAAGGGCTTTTATATTAAGAACATGCCCGCCATTCTATACATGACATGCCCGTAACTTTGATAGTACACAAATATTTGAAGTGTAACCCGATATATATCATAGAAAACCGCATCACGATTTCCGCGGGACTGTCGGGTATATAAGCCGTACTGCAGACCGATGTCCAGCAGAATATACCCGGactgtttatttaaaaaaggaggataaaaaagtaagtttgtttaaaatattgcgACTCTTAAGATTTTGTTATTAATAAATCAACATTAAACTTTATAGACTTAATTGAATTGTCAATGATACAAAATGgtatatgtaatattaaaatgcAGAAAAGATGAaatctttttaaacaattttgcataaattttattgtaaacGTACTCTTCATCCgtattattatttgtttattttttttgctaatgAATGAAATTCTGTGTTTATGCATGAGATATAATCTGTGTCACAAATTAAGAACAAGATGCAATAGTTCCGCGCTGAGCTCCGTTTTTTTGGTATTTCATGTTATAAATATTTAGCCTTTAGTCATTATTCGTTCCCGTGTTCCGTATAGAATAATTTAGATTAAGAACGTTTCCGAACCAGGTTCGAGTCCGTCGGCTGCACATTTCTACCCTGTGACagtgagattaaaatttgttacaAATATGAATAAGCgtcgaatataaaataaagctaCATGCtcttgaaaatgtaaatataatctCAAACCTTTTGATATATATTCCAAATTTAtccaaagcaaacaaatatcctctattcatTTAATACTTTCATtcttataaagatttttttttcatcgtaCTAACCTATCATTGTCATTTATCCATGATTTTCGAGATAAAAATGTGGAATATACCTAGTAATTTTACGgcgaaaaataaacaattgtttttCACTTTTGAGAAAAATGAGTATTCAAAATATGGTTTCAGCATTGGATGTTTATGCCAATTGTGAAAATATGATGCATCTGGTGTTCAATATTTGAATATTAGcctacactgaaacaaataatgGCGTATATATGAGCAATACATTTGAAATAATGATGAAATTTGTAGAAAAAGATCCTAAGCAATACGTTTGAAATAATGAtgaaatttgtagaaaaaaaatccgtGACAAGgttttccatatatttttcatcAGCTACGACACAGGTTACCgtaatttcatttgattaaaGTCTGACAGCATACACTGCGAAGTTATACCAAATATATTTTCCTGAAATTAAGTTCTACAGTGAATAGATAagctatattgaaaatattgaaaatccgTACAATGTATACATAATATCATTATATTGGCACGGCATCaaagtcatgttttttgacatgTGGAAAGTATTTTCATCTGTTGGTAAAAGTTGGGTGTAATAATAAATTTCATGCTGGACCCatgtaaaaggaaataaaaagtaaaaacaaatgattGAGTTCTAAGTAGAAATTTTAGCCATGCAATATGTAGAACATTACGAAAATCTCTACTGCAACAGTCGCGGGGTACATATAAATATTGGGCATTTAGTTGAAAGTTTTATATCACTCTCATAATGCATCTGTTTAAACACTAACTGATATTGtttaatattatatacccttctcaaatgcgcttaTTTGACTGGTCGAAAGAGGTGCACatgcgggtccgcaaaaagcgatattgacccgcaaaagtgataatcactcttgtgatatcactttttcttatatgtatgaaatatgggcaagtcaaatgagtgcatttgagaagtGCATATAACATAACAATaatagacttatgtttcggtcaatatgtgtttttacggacctttaaaaatgatattgaccgaggacggACAGCGTCACAAACACATATTGAACGGAAAATAAATCAATATCTGTATAATATATTATAAgatttgctgttttaaaatatcatattatgaTATATAACAGGAAGCATGTACCATATCGTATGCTTCTTAAagtgaaaatgttgttttatatgaatttctgTGTTTGATACTATACAAAACCTCAAACGACCAAAGACTGTTATAGTAGGGGATCACAACCTATAAGCATATTCTTAGTTTTCATATATATCTATAGACGTATTTCAAGATATATTTTTgcctttgtttctttttttcttcacttttcaGTAGTATAACTAATACCATATCTTGCAATTTCAGGCAGGAAAATGAGAGTAACTCTATTATTTTTAACCATGTGTGTTGTAATCGCGGTGGCTTTAGCCAGGCCACGTAATGGGGAACGACGCCAGGACACAAACGATCAAAGAAGAGGCAGGATAGGTGGAAGAGGAAGAAATATGCAGTCGAATGGAGACGGGAACATGCATAGAAGTGAAGACAGCAGCAGAAGCAGCGATACCGATGACAGCGATAGCTCTCAGGAAGGCCAAGACCAAGGTCACGATCAAAGTAGACGACGTCAAGGTCAATATAGAGGAGGCCACGGTCAAGGTCGAGGAGGTCAAAGACAgggtatttataaataaataatattatagtttccCTTTCAGGTGTGAATGTGGTGGATTCAACTCCACCACAGTCATAATCATATCGCATCAAATGACTCTTGCCTGTTTTTGCATATCAGCGTACTTTAATAGGAGCGTTTTAAGTAAGTTTCAAGCTTTCTTAATGatcttacaaaaatgaaatataaaacgcCTATTTGCTCGTGACTTAGCAGCACCGATGTTTATAATCTTAAGGATTAACTTGTGGTTACATTTGCAAGTTGTACTTACTACAATTATTCTCAAAAGCTTCAAAAAAGACTATACTGCGGAGAACATCTAATTACTCACTTACGTAAACTTCTTATAGCGTTAGAAAGCCGTAGGACCGAGAGGTGACCACAAGTTTGTCCTCCACCCCCCCTTAGAAGTAGTTGTTAAAGGAGAAACACCTATTTTAGTTAGTAAATAACAGTAAATTTTAGTTAATATTATTTCAATGTTATAAAGAGATGGCATTTCTTGCTTACTAACAAATTTTTGGAACAAATGGTAAAGTTAGACGGGTCTATAGAAAATTCTTTcccattctatttttagaagaAAGTGGTGACGAATTACCCAAAAGTGACAGACCTGGAATACCAACTG from Mercenaria mercenaria strain notata chromosome 11, MADL_Memer_1, whole genome shotgun sequence includes the following:
- the LOC123532436 gene encoding uncharacterized protein LOC123532436 isoform X1, whose product is MRVTLLFLTMCVVIAVALARPRNGERRQDTNDQRRGRIGGRGRNMQSNGDGNMHRSEDSSRSSDTDDSDSSQEGQDQGHDQSRRRQGQYRGGHGQGRGGQRQEESGDELPKSDRPGIPTEATLTDRNRSSPRTPAETDRPRTPAETDRPRTPAETNRPTTRTSAGTNRPTTPAGTNRPTSRAQPTEEAPADRI
- the LOC123532436 gene encoding histone-lysine N-methyltransferase SETD1A-like isoform X2, yielding MRVTLLFLTMCVVIAVALARPRNGERRQDTNDQRRGRIGGRGRNMQSNGDGNMHRSEDSSRSSDTDDSDSSQEGQDQGHDQSRRRQGQYRGGHGQGRGGQRQESGDELPKSDRPGIPTEATLTDRNRSSPRTPAETDRPRTPAETDRPRTPAETNRPTTRTSAGTNRPTTPAGTNRPTSRAQPTEEAPADRI